The following proteins come from a genomic window of Alnus glutinosa chromosome 10, dhAlnGlut1.1, whole genome shotgun sequence:
- the LOC133878826 gene encoding desmethyl-deoxy-podophyllotoxin synthase-like produces the protein MIQGLSFPLFTCFFFLFILLKRWKKSKAKGQNQKFPPGPWELPFIGNLHQLAFSSQLHRSTTDLAKKHGPIMKLQLGEVSAIIISSPTVAKQVLKTHDIAFANRPGILAVEVVTYGYSGIVFTPYGDYWRQIRKICVMELLNAKRVQSFRSIREEEVWNVIESISLSGGVPVNLSEKVFSMMNRVISRAAFGKECKHEKEFISLVKEIFSIGAGFHVSDLFPSLKFLSFLTGMKPALEKIHRKLDKILDDIIEDKMQRSAGDNDGDDSGDHNDIVDVLLKLREKGGLDFDVGRDHIKAVTLDVVSAGSETSSTTIEWAMSELLRNPRVMEKAQAEVRRVFEGKRSIDEADIQKLDYLKLVVKETLRLHPPAAFIPRESREKYELCGYVIPSNTRVLVNAWAIGRDPEYWIDADCFSPERFHNSCTDFRGTNFEFIPFGSGRRICPGISFALATIELALSQLLYHFNWKLPNEIKPEELDMSELLGLSCKRRNELYLIATPWISCLS, from the exons ATGATCCAAGGTCTCTCCTTTCCTCTATTTActtgtttcttcttcctttttatccTGCTCAAGCGTTGGAAGAAGTCCAAAGCCAAAGGCCAGAACCAGAAGTTTCCCCCAGGGCCATGGGAACTGCCATTTATAGGGAACTTGCACCAGCTGGCTTTTTCATCACAACTACATCGTTCCACGACAGACTTAGCCAAGAAACATGGACCTATTATGAAACTGCAACTTGGTGAGGTGTCGGCTATAATCATTTCATCGCCAACAGTAGCCAAACAGGTGCTTAAGACACATGACATTGCATTCGCAAATCGACCTGGCATCCTTGCTGTTGAAGTTGTGACCTATGGTTATTCAG GTATTGTCTTTACTCCCTACGGCGATTATTGGAGACAAATTCGAAAGATTTGTGTCATGGAGCTCCTAAATGCTAAGCGCGTCCAGTCATTCAGATCAATAAGAGAAGAAGAGGTGTGGAATGTTATCGAATCCATTTCCTTGTCCGGGGGAGTTCCGGTGAATCTCAGTGAGAAAGTCTTCTCCATGATGAACAGAGTAATTTCCAGGGCGGCATTTGGGAAGGAGTGCAAACATGAAAAAGAGTTCATATCATTGGTGAAGGAAATCTTTAGCATCGGCGCAGGCTTTCATGTATCTGATTTGTTTCCTTCTCTCAAGTTCCTCAGTTTCCTTACCGGAATGAAGCCTGCCTTGGAGAAAATACACAGAAAGTTGGACAAGATTCTCGATGATATCATCGAGGATAAGATGCAAAGAAGTGCCGGCGACAACGACGGCGACGACTCAGGTGATCATAACGATATAGTTGACGTGCTTCTGAAACTGCGGGAGAAAGGCGGGCTTGACTTCGATGTCGGGAGAGACCACATCAAAGCTGTCACTCTG GACGTGGTCTCTGCAGGAAGTGAGACTTCATCAACTACAATAGAATGGGCAATGTCAGAATTGTTGAGAAACCCAAGAGTAATGGAGAAAGCACAAGCCGAAGTGAGACGAGTCTTTGAGGGGAAGAGGAGCATTGACGAGGCAGACATTCAGAAACTAGATTACTTGAAATTAGTAGTCAAAGAAACTCTGCGGTTACACCCTCCGGCTGCCTTCATCCCAAGAGAATCAAGAGAAAAGTATGAACTTTGTGGGTATGTGATTCCAAGCAACACAAGAGTACTCGTTAATGCATGGGCCATTGGCAGAGATCCAGAATATTGGATTGATGCTGATTGCTTTTCCCCAGAGAGGTTCCACAACTCTTGCACCGATTTTAGAGGGACCAACTTTGAATTCATTCCATTTGGCAGTGGTAGGAGGATATGTCCAGGCATATCATTTGCTTTAGCTACCATTGAACTTGCTCTCTCTCAGCTGTTGTATCACTTCAACTGGAAGCTCCCCAATGAGATCAAACCAGAAGAACTTGACATGTCTGAGCTCCTCGGATTATCTTGTAAGAGAAGGAATGAATTATACCTAATTGCCACTCCTTGGATTTCTTGTCTCAGTTAA
- the LOC133880488 gene encoding cytochrome P450 714C2-like, with product MEKISVSVILGALLLLLVHLYNLLILKPKVLRGKLQRQGIRGPSPSSFLFGNIPEMKRSHLRVRSTVPTTAAEDSLVAIAHDWPSTVFPHLVQWRNEYGPIFLYSTGSIQLLCITDTEMVKEISLCTSLSLGKPSYLSKDRGPLLGRGILSSSGPIWAHQRKTIAPELYIDKVKGMVNLMLDSTSSMLRTWESRVENEGGVVDIKIDEDLRSLSADILSRACFGSDYAQGEQIFLKLESLQKIMSNSNVGIPGFRFLPSKHNRAIWKVEKEINSMILKVVKQRIEASSDEKDLLQMILEGAKSHINDTDGLSIKFSPDKFMVDNCKNIYFAGQETTSITTSWCLMLLAAHPDWQARARAEVLQICEDRVPDANMLRNMKTLTMVIHETLRLFPPAAFLVRAASEDITFKDIMIPKGINLQIPIAMLHRQYDMWGPDAHKFNPERFARGIAGACKTPQAYMPFGVGSRVCVGQHFAMTELKVILSLILSKFCFSLSPAYHHSPTMRLVILPEHGVIIHLRKL from the exons ATGGAAAAGATTAGTGTATCAGTGATTTTGGGAGCTCTTCTGTTGTTGCTGGTGCATCTCTATAACCTTCTTATATTGAAGCCCAAAGTTCTAAGAGGAAAGCTTCAAAGACAAGGGATAAGAGGACCTTCTCCGTCGTCTTTCCTCTTTGGGAATATCCCCGAAATGAAGAGAAGTCATCTGCGAGTTCGTTCAACAGTACCAACAACTGCGGCGGAGGACAGTCTTGTCGCCATTGCTCACGACTGGCCTTCCACCGTCTTTCCACATTTAGTGCAGTGGAGAAATGAATATG GGCCAATTTTCTTATATTCAACGGGAAGCATACAACTACTATGTATAACAGATACAGAGATGGTGAAGGAAATCAGTCTGTGCACTTCTTTGAGCCTAGGTAAGCCTTCTTATCTATCCAAAGATCGTGGGCCGCTGCTGGGCCGGGGCATTCTGTCGTCAAGTGGCCCAATTTGGGCCCACCAAAGGAAGACTATAGCTCCTGAATTATACATCGATAAGGTTAAG GGCATGGTGAACCTGATGCTGGACTCAACAAGCTCAATGCTACGAACTTGGGAGAGTAGAGTTGAAAATGAGGGAGGAGTAGTGGACATTAAAATCGATGAGGATTTGAGAAGCTTATCTGCCGACATTTTATCGAGAGCCTGTTTTGGAAGTGACTATGCCCAAGGGGAACAAATATTCTTAAAACTTGAATCCCTTCAAAAAATCATGTCCAACTCAAATGTCGGAATTCCTGGCTTTAG ATTCTTGCCGAGCAAACATAATAGAGCTATATGGAaagtagaaaaagaaatcaaCTCAATGATATTAAAGGTGGTAAAACAGCGCATTGAAGCATCCAGTGATGAGAAGGATCTTCTACAAATGATTCTTGAGGGTGCCAAAAGTCATATTAATGACACTGATGGGCTATCAATAAAATTTTCTCCGGACAAGTTCATGGTGGATAATTGCAAAAACATCTACTTTGCCGGCCAAGAGACCACTTCCATCACGACATCATGGTGCTTGATGCTGCTGGCTGCACATCCCGACTGGCAAGCTCGTGCTCGTGCCGAGGTGCTTCAAATATGCGAGGATAGGGTGCCAGATGCCAACATGCTCCGAAACATGAAAACG TTGACAATGGTGATCCATGAAACGCTGCGTCTTTTTCCACCTGCAGCTTTTCTAGTAAGAGCGGCCTCGGAAGATATCACATTCAAAGACATTATGATCCCGAAAGGTATAAACTTACAGATTCCGATAGCGATGTTACATCGACAATATGATATGTGGGGGCCTGATGCACACAAATTCAATCCTGAAAGATTTGCCCGTGGGATTGCTGGGGCTTGCAAGACTCCACAGGCTTATATGCCATTCGGAGTAGGGTCTCGCGTCTGTGTTGGCCAACACTTCGCCATGACAGAACTGAAGGTGATTTTGTCACTCATTCTGTCCAAGTTTTGCTTTTCGCTGTCGCCTGCATACCACCATTCCCCTACAATGAGGTTGGTTATTTTACCTGAACATGGAGTTATCATCCATCTGAGGAAACTTTGA